One window of Botrimarina mediterranea genomic DNA carries:
- a CDS encoding Hsp20/alpha crystallin family protein, whose protein sequence is MTKSSHTNRLNQLLPASLAEVDSVLNHLFTGPVTSAVTRAAWTAPASLWEANDRLHVALDVPGINQDAIEVTVENGQLTVTVERNAGEEPPTYLYNERRFGKVTRSLDLPDTVDPESIEAELKNGVLHVSVAKRPETQPRKIEVRVG, encoded by the coding sequence ACTGCTCCCCGCTTCGCTCGCCGAAGTGGACTCGGTTCTGAACCACCTGTTTACTGGCCCTGTGACGTCCGCAGTGACCCGCGCGGCGTGGACGGCGCCCGCCTCCCTCTGGGAAGCCAACGACCGCCTCCACGTCGCCCTCGACGTTCCTGGGATCAACCAGGACGCGATTGAGGTCACCGTCGAGAACGGCCAGCTGACCGTCACCGTTGAGCGCAACGCCGGCGAAGAGCCGCCGACCTACCTCTACAACGAACGCCGATTCGGCAAGGTGACGCGATCGCTCGACCTGCCCGACACGGTTGACCCCGAGTCGATCGAGGCCGAGCTGAAGAATGGCGTGCTGCACGTCTCGGTCGCCAAGCGCCCGGAGACCCAGCCGCGGAAGATCGAAGTCCGCGTCGGCTGA